DNA from Mesorhizobium loti R88b:
TGCCACGGTCAGGGTCGACATCAGGCTGATTTCGGCAACGCATCGCAACCTGCTGCAGCAGGTCAAGGACGGTAAATTCCGCGAGGATCTGTTCTACCGGCTGAACGTCTATCCGATCTTCGTGCCGCCGTTGCGCGACCGGCGCGACGACATTCCCCATCTGGTCACGCATTTCATGGAAAAGGTGGCGCCCGCCGACCCGCGCCGCCGCCTGCAAGGCATTTCGGCGGCGGCACTCGCCGTGCTGCAGGCCTATGACTGGCCCGGCAACATAAGGCAGCTCGAAAACGCCGTCTTCCGCGCCTCGGTGCTGTGTGAAGGCGATGTGCTTGATGTCGATGATTTTCCGCAGATCCGGGCGCAGGTCGAAGGCACTGTCGATCTCAAGACAGATGGCAATCTCGCGGCGGATGGCAATCTCGAAACGGAAATCGCCGCGCCGCCATCGCTGGAACCACGCGACGATGATCTTCTGGCTGGCGAAGCAGGGCCAACGGCCGCGCCCGAGCAGCCATCAAGGCTTCAGCCTCGCTTCGGGATGCTGCGCGCGCTCGACGAGCGCGGCAATGTACGGGCGCTGGCCGATGTCGAGCTTGAAATGATCAAGCTCGCCATCGACCACTATAACGGCCAGATGAGCGAAGTCGCCCGCCGCCTCGGCATCGGCCGCTCGACGCTCTACCGCAAGCTCAAGGAATACGGCATCGACCCTGAGACCGGCCGCGTGGAACGGCTCGCGTCCTAAAATCGGCTCACGCCGAAACAGATTTCCTGCGACGCGCTTCAGGCGTCTGCTTAATGCATCTTGTCTTCCCGCTTTTTGGGCGACATGCCTGGACGCAAGGCCGGGACCAGCTTGCAATGCCAGGATTGGCCCTGTACCGCGGGTTTCGGCTGGAATACGGCAAGCCTATGGACAGCTCTGTTCACGCATTAAGGCTAACGGTAACAGATCGTGTTCGGCCAAAGCCGGAATCCTGATCTAAACCAGCGGTTTACCAAGAAACCTTGTGAACAATTTTTGACGGGATATCGCCACGGTGTTACCGCATTTCGGCTTCAATAAGCGATGATTAACCATTAGGATCGATATTCGGATGTGAAAACCACACATCCGTTTGGGCAAATCCGGGGACAAACGGCAGCCTGCAAGGCCTTTTGATTTGAACAGAATCGAACGACTCACAAACGGGCGTCACGATCACTTGAGCGTCTGGCCGAGATGGCTGGTAGCGTTGATCGTCGCTTTTGGTTTCGTCGCCGCGGCCGCCACCGGCGCGCAGGCCGAAGTTCGTTCGCTGAAGCTCTACCACCTCCACACGCATGAGAAGGCCGAGATCGTCTACAAGCGCAATGGCCGCTACGATCCCGAGGGTCTTCGCAAGATCAACATTATTCTGCGCGACTGGCGCCGCAACGAGCCGACCAAGATGGACCCGCGCCTGCTGGATCTGGTCTGGGAAGCCTATCGGGAAAGCGGCGCCACCGACTATATCCAGGTCGTCTGCGGCTACCGCTCGCCGTCGACCAACTCGATGCTGCGCAGCCGCGGCCGGGGTGTCGCCGAGAAGAGCCAGCATATGCTCGGCAAGGCGATGGATTTCTACATTCCCGGCGTGCCGCTGAAGAAGCTGCGCAACATCGGCCTCAAGATGCAGGGTGGTGGCGTTGGCTACTATCCGACCTCTGGGTCGCCATTCGTGCATATGGATGTCGGCAACGTACGCCACTGGCCCGGCATCAGCCGCCAAGAACTGGTCAGCCTGTTCCCCAATGGCAAGACGCTGCATGTGCCGAGCGACGGACGGCCGCTGCCCGGCTATGAGCAGGCAATGGCTTCCTACAAGGCGCGCAAGGGTTCGGGCACGCCGAATGTCGAGATGGCTAGTGTCGGCGGCGGCAGCAAGAAGTCGGGCGGGTTCCTCTCCGCCTTCTTCGGTGGCGGTGGCGACGACGAGGCTGACGACAGCGCCGACGTCGAGACCGCTTCCGCAGCCCCCGCGCCCAGGGCAAAGAGCCTGAAGCCGGCAGCGACGGCCAAGAACAGCAACCTGCCGGGCATCGCCATCGTCGCGCCCGAGAATGCGCAGCGTGCCGAAATTCCGCAGGTCGCCGAAGATCAGGCTCCCGAGCCTGAGAAGGATACACCGGAGACGATCATCGCGGCGCTGCCGGCCAAGGAGATTCCGCTGCCCGATTTCGCGCCGCGGCCGAAGGCTGACGTCGGCGCGCAGCAGCCCGAGAATGTTCCGTTCGCCACGGCGGATGCGACGGCCACGACCGAACAGGCCGTTGCGACCGCGCAGGCGCCGGCCAACATGCCTTTCGGCAAGGCTGACCCCGCCGCGGTAACAGCGGCTGCAACCGCCGCCGCCGATCCGGCGCAGGTCGCCGTCAACAACATTCCCTTGCCGACATGGCGTCCGACGCTGCCGGCCGAGCTTGCACCGCCGCCCAGCAAGGATGTGCTGATGGCGCTGGCGGAGACGGCCGAACAGGGCAAGACCGCGACCGATGCGTTCGCGGTGCTGCCTTCGGCACGGCCGGAGCCGGCCAAGCCGGACGCCGTCAAGGCGGTGCTCGACGAGGCCAATGCCCAGGTTGGGGCCCAGGTCGGGACCCAGGTCGGCAACGCCGACGAATATCAGGTTGCCTCCCTGGCGGAAGAACCGCGCTCGGCCTTCAACGATCCGTCCTATGTCGATGTCGCGACGCCCCGCCAGGCCGTCGCCGCCCGTCCGGCCGGTTCCGATCCGGCCGCCGCCATCGGCGCCGGGGTGAAGACGACCCGCAAGGAAGCCAGGGCCACTGCGCGCGACCAGAAACCCGGTCCCCGGGCCGTGGTGGTCGCCGCGGCACCCCAGGCCGCCCGCTGGGCGCTGACCAGCGGCGAGGCTGTTGCCACCGTCGCGAGCCCTACAACGGCGCCGGGCTATGCTTATAACATCGTGCATACCGCTCCGAGCGAGGTTTATACGGCTGGTTTCCAAGCCGACAACCAGATGGCCGATGCCAATCGCTTCACCGGCAACGCCGTCAAGTTCATGTCGGTCGCCCGCTTCCAGACGAAGTAACGGACAGATCAGAAGATTGCTGAAGCCGCGCTGGGCGACCCGTGCGGCTTTTTGCTGTCCTGGTTAACGGTGGGCGCCGCTCTGATCACGCCGGCCTGACATTGCCGTGATCATGGAACTCGTTGCTGATGCAAGAGTTTCTCCCCCGCACCTTCAAACCCGGGGATATCCATGAAGAACATTCTATTGGCATCGGTCATTGCGCTGGCAACCGCTTCGGCGGCCATTGCTCCCTCACGGGCAGAGACCGTTGTCGTCAAGACCGACAATCATATGCATATGCACATGATGAAGAAGCACTGCCACACCAGGGTGGTCACGACCTGGAAGCATCATCACAAGGTGACCAAAGAGGTCAAGGTCTGCAACTAATCAGTCAAAGTCGATTTTGAAAAAACCCGGTCGGCGAAAGCTGGCCGGGTTTTTTGCGTGCGCGTGGCAACACTATTTCTTGAGCTTGCTCGCCGCGCGGGCCAACGCTTCGATCTCGTCCCATTTGCCGGCCTTGACGAGGTCATCAGGGGCAACCCAGGAGCCGCCGACGCAGATGACGTTGGGCAGGCTGAGGTAATCGGCGGCGTTCTTGCCGGTGATGCCGCCGGTCGGGCAGAATTTCACATCGGCGAGCGGCGACGCGAAAGCCTTCAGCGAAGCGATGCCGCCGGACTGTTCGGCCGGGAAGAACTTCAGGAAGCGCAGGCCAGCCTCCCGCGCGGCCATGATCTCGCCGGGCGTGATGGCGCCAGGCAGCAGCGGAACCTCGCTGTCGGCGGCTGCCGCCAGAAGCTCGCGCGTGATGCCGGGGCTGACGATGAAGCGCGAACCGGCGCTGGCTGCCTCGGCGAACTGCCTGCTGTCCAGAATGGTGCCCGCGCCGACAATGGCTTCCTCGACCTCGGCCGCCACCCGCCGGATCGCTTCCAGCGCGTCAGCGGTTCTGAGTGTAATCTCGATCGCCGGCAGGCCACCACGCGCCAGGGCGCGGGCCAGCGGCACGGCGTTGGCGACATCAGAGATCTTCAGCACCGGGATAACCGGCTGGCCGTTGAGGAGTGACAGGAGTTTTTCGGTCTTGCTGGGCATCTGTCTCTCTCCGTATCGAGCCATATCGAAGGCGATTTCAACCGATTAGCAGACGCGTCTTTGCCTGTCCATGAAACCAGGCGTGTCGCGATGTCACGCGCCGTCGGACAGCTTACGGGCTCTTCTCCGACAGGGCCATGACATCAGCCGAAGTAGGCTGCCAAACCCGTTTTGCCTTGAATCGGCTTTTACGAGCGTCTAGTTGCTCTGGCAATGACACCGTCCGCTCCATTCCAGCCCGTCCGCGTCGCCGCGCTTTACCGGTTTGCCCGGCTCGATGCCTTTGACGAACTGCGCGCGCCGCTTGCTGCCTTCTGTTGCGGACGCGGCATCAAGGGCACGCTGCTGCTGGCCCATGAGGGCATCAATGGCACGGTCGCCGGCAGCGAGGCCGCGATCGCCGAGCTGATCGCCTATATCGAAGCCATCGACGGGCTGGCGGGCCTCGAGGTCAAGTACAGCAGTGCCGCGGAAATGCCGTTCCACCGCATGAAGGTGCGGCTGAAGCGCGAGATCGTCACCATGGGCGTCGAGGACATCGACCCGTCGACGAGTGCCGGCACCTATGTCGCGCCTGCTGACTGGAACGCGCTGATTTCGCAGCCCGACACGATCGTCATCGACACGCGCAATGCCTATGAGGTCTCGATCGGCACCTTCAAGGGCGCGGTCGATCCGGCGACCGCGAGCTTTCGCGAATTCCCGGCCTGGGTGGAAGCGCACCGGTCGGAACTCGAAGGCCGCAAGGTGGCAATGTTTTGCACCGGCGGCATTCGCTGCGAGAAGGCAACCGCCTATGTAAAATCGCTCGGCTTCGAGGACGTGTTCCATCTCAAGGGCGGTATCTTGAAATACCTCGAGGACGTTCCCGCCGAGCAGAGCCTGTGGCAAGGCGAGTGCTTCGTCTTCGACGAGCGGGTTTCGGTGTCGCACGGCCTCACCGAGGGCGATGCGGAACTGTGCCGTGCCTGCCGCCATCCGCTGGCGGCGGGCGACCTGGCGTCGCCGAAATATGCCGCTGGCGTCTCTTGCCCGCATTGTTTTGACGCCCGTACCGACGAGGACCGTCAACGCTACGCCGAGCGTCAACGGCAGGTGGAGCTCGCGCAAACGCGGGGCAAGGGGCCGCATATCGGATCCTGATCGAGGCACCGGCAAAGCGGCGCCTGTCATTGCAATGTCAAGCTTCGGGACCTACGTCTTCGGCGTTCGAAACCTGCCCGTTCGGCCGGGCACATGCTGGAGGCACTGAATGTTCGATCCCAAGAAGCTTCTCGACGATCTGCTCGGCTCGCAAATCCCCGGCACCAGCGGCACCGTCCGCGACAAGGCGGGCCAGGCCGTGCAGATGGCCAAGGACAATCCGCTGGCCGCCGGTGCGCTTGCGGCGGTGCTGCTTGGAACCGGTGCTGGCCGCGAGGTGACCGGTGCGGCGGTGAAGCTCGGTGGCCTGGCCGCGATCGGCGGCCTCGCCTACAAGGCCTACCAGAACTACAAGACCGGCAACGCGCCGGAGCAGGCGCCCGCGTCCGGCGAACCTGAATTGCTGCCGCCGCCCAAGGACACCGCCTTCCATCCGTCGCAGGCGCCGCAAGGCGAGGATGAGTTCACGCTGACCCTGGTGCGGGCGATGATCTCGGCCGCCAAGGCGGATGGCCATGTCGACGACGAGGAACGCAAGAAGATCGCCGGCAAGCTCAGCGTGTCGGGAATCGGCACCGATGCCGAGAAATTCCTGATGGCGGAGCTGGAAAGCCCGCTCGATCTCGACACGCTGGTGGCGGGTGCGCACACCGACGCGCAGAAGCTCGAGCTCTATACGGCGTCGCGCCTCACCATCGATCCCGACACGCGCGCCGAGCGTGGCTATCTCGACCTGCTTGCCGGCCGGCTTGGCCTGCCGGACGCGCTGGTCGACCATGTCGAGGCGACGGTTTCGGCGGCCAAGGTGCCGGCAACAACGACGGGTACTTCGCCCAATCCGCGCTGGTAGGCCAAAACGGCACAACCAGCCTTTCCGGCGTTAACCTTTCGTTAACTCAGGAAGCGCATGATTCTACACAGTCGGATCGGCTTTCCTCCTCCCAAGCCCGGTTCAGATCAGGGCGGTCGCCAATGACCGCCCTTTTTGTCGGCCCCTATGAGGGCTCCCCAAAACTCATCCAGCTTTTCGGGATCACGGCCCGACGCGGCCGCTTGCCATCGCCACTGTCATTTGCGATGCCTTCTTCCCGAGCCAAATCCCCAGAAATAAGTCAGGCACGCGCGGCGCTGCCGGAGGACAGTCATGACAGATCAGAAAACAGCCATCGTCACCGGCGCCGGCACGGGCATCGGCAAGAGCGTCGCCACGGCGCTGCTCAAGGCCGGCTGGAACACCGTGTTCTGCGGCCGCCGCAAGCCGGTGCTGGATGCGGCGATCGCCGAGGCCGGGCCGACCGAAGCCAGGGCGCTGGCGGTTGCCTGCGACATCAGCAAGGCCGGTGAGGTCGATGACCTGTTCGAGACAGTGCTGGCCGCCTTCGGCCGCGTCGACCTGCTCTTCAACAATGCCGGCATGGGCTACAAGTCGACGCCGATCGACGAAATTCCGGTCGAGGTCTGGAACGATATCGTCGGCGTCAATCTTACCGGTTCGTTCCTGTGCGCGCGTGCCGCTTTCGGCGCGATGCGCAAGCAGCGGCCGATGGGCGGCCGCATCATCAACAATGGCTCGGTGTCGGCCTATGCGCCGCGCCCCGGTTCGGTGCCCTATACGGCGACCAAGCATGCCATTACGGGGCTGACCAAGACGCTGGCGCTCGACGGCCGTCCCTATGACATCGCCTGCGGCCAGATCGACATCGGCAACGCACTGACAGACATGGCGCAGCCAATGACCGTCGGCGTGCCGCAGGCCAACGGCTCGATATCAGCCGAAGCGGTGATGGACGTCCAGCGCGTTGCCGATGCCGTCGTGCACATGGCCAGCCTGCCGCTCGACGCCAACGTGCTGTTCATGACCGTGATGGCAACCAAGATGCCGTTTGTCGGGCGTGGGTGAGCGTTGGGCACTGACAGGGCTTTCGCCCCAGCCTATTTGCCCGCCAGCGGTACGCCCGGCTTGAAGAGCAGAATGGGCCTGATCTCGTAGACCGCGGTAGGATTGACGCGGCGAAGGTCGCGGGCAATCGCGATGGCCTCGTCTCTCGTGGCGCAGTCGACAACATAGAGGCCGAGCAACTGCTCCTTGGTCTCGGCGAAGGGCCCGTCGATGATCGTGCCATCGCCCGGGCCGCGCAGCGTGAAGGCATCCTGTGTCGCCCCCAGACGCGCGGACGGTCCAAGCGTGCCTTCCTCATGAAGCCGGGTGTTGATCTTCAGCAGCTCGGCCATCAGTGCCGCGTCTTCCTGCGGCGTCAGCGCCTCGATCGCATCTTCCACGTGATAGGCAAGGATTGCATAGAACATCTAAGGCACCTGCTTCGATCCTGGTCCGGGGGAGCGTAGCCGTTCCCGGCATGCAGGCCCAGCCCGGACCATGCGTCTGCGGACGGCTCATGACACCATTATTGCCGCCAGCCGCGACCATCAGGAAAGAGATGTCCGGACCGTTCCGAGCCTCACTTGGCCAGGAACGCCCCGATCCGCTCCAGCGCTCGCAAAATGTTCTCTTCGGAGTTGGCGTAGGAGAGCCTGATGTAGCCTTCGCCGAGAATGCCGAAATCGGGGCCGCCGATCAGCGCCACGCCGGCCTCGTCGAGCAAAGCGGAGGCGAGTTTCTTTGCTTTCCAGCCGGTCTTCGAAACATTCGGGAAGGCGTAGAACGCGCCCTTGGGCGTGATGCAGGAAATATTGGGCAAGGCGTTCAGGCCTTCGACGACGATCTTCCGGCGGTTGTCGAAGGCGCGCATCATTGTGTCGACGTCGTCCTGCGGGCCGTCGATCGCGGCGATGCCGGCGAACTGGCTCGGCGCGTTAACGCAGGACCAGCAATTGACCGCCAGCTTGCGCACCTTGTCGTAGAGATGGGCGCCCCTGTCGCCATTCGGCCAGATCGACCAGCCCATGCGCCAGCCGGTCATCGCCCAGGTCTTCGACCAGCCGTTGAGCACGATCAGCCGATCGCGGATTTCGGGGTAGGCGAGCAGCGAGCAATGCGTCTCGCCGTCATAGGTCATGACGTCGTAGATCTCGTCGGAGAGGATGGCGACATCAGGGTGCTTCTCCAGCCCCTTGACCAGCTTTTCGATCTCGGCGCGCGGCGTCACGCCGCCGGTTGGATTGGCTGGCGAGTTGAGGATCAGCAGCCTGGTCTTCGAGGTGATCAGCGCCAGCGTCTCCTCGGCAGAGAAGGCAAAGCCGTTTTCCTCGCGCATCGGTACGGGAATGGGCGCCGCACCGGTGAATTCGATCATCGAACGGTAGATGGGAAAGCCGGGATCGGGATAGAGGATCTCGGCGCCGGGTTCGCCGAACATCAGGATGGCGGCAAACATCGTCGGCTTGCCGCCAGGCAGGATCATCACGGTCTCGGGTGAGACTTCGACGCCGGTGGTCGTCAGCGTGCGGCGCACCACCGCCTCGCGCGTCGCCAGAAGGCCGTTGGCCGGCGTGTAGCCGTGATGGCCGTCACGCAGCGCCTTGATCGCGGCTTCCACAATGTGTTGAGGCGTTTTGAAGTCGGGCTGGCCGATGCCGAGATTGACGATGTCGCGGCCCTGGCTCGCAAGTGCGGTCGCCCGCGCCAGCACCGCGAAGGCATTTTCCTCGCCGAGACGATCGAAGGCCGAAATCGTGTGGAGCATTTTTCCCGTCCATGTGGTTCTTACTGTGACGTTGCGTTTTTGTGAGCCTCATCAGGCAAAAGTCAAACGGATTGGAGTTTTTGGTGTCCGAAAATCTCAAGGATTGGCAACCGCGTCCGCGACCCGCGCGCAAGGCGATCGATGGTCGATATGTCAGGCTTGAGCCGCTGAGCGCCACAAAGCACGGCGATGGCCTCTATGAAGCGTCTTCAGTGTCCGATGTCGACGGCCGCTTCGCCTGGCTGCCAGACTATCCGCCGGAAACCCGTGCCGCCTTCCAGCCATGGCTGGACAAGGTCGAGGCCAGCGAGGATCCGCTGTTCTTCGCCATCATCGACAAAGCCAGCGGCAAGGTCGCCGGACGCCAGACGCTGATGCGCATCGACCCCGCCTACGGCGTCATCGAGATCGGCAACATCTACTGGGGGCCGCTGATCTCGCGCAAGCCTGCGGCGACGGAAGCGCAGTTCCTGTTCATGAAATACATTTTCGATGAGCTCGGTTATCGTCGCTACGAATGGAAGTGCAACAACCGCAACGAGCCGTCGAAGCGGGCGGCGGAACGGTTCGGTTTCAAGTTCGAGGGCATTTTCCGCCAGCACCTCATCGTCAAGGGTGAAAACCGAGACACTGCGTGGTATTCGGTCATCGACAAGGAATGGCCGGCTTTGCGCCAGGCCTATGAGGCGTGGCTCGATCCGGCCAATTTCGACGGTGCCGGCCAGCAGAAGCGACGGCTCGAGGATTGTCGCGCGGAATTCGGCGCTTAAGTCCGGCTTGGGGCGCATGACAGGAGTTGCCATTGGCGGAAACCCACGATCATAGCGGGCATGACCATGGCGGTCCCGGCCATGTGCATGGCTCGACCGACAAGAAGCGCGTGCTGATCGCGGCCTGCCTGACGGCGGGCTTCATGGTGGCGGAGGCGCTTGGCGGTCTCTTCACCGGGTCGCTGGCGCTGCTGGCCGATGCTGGTCACATGCTCGCCGATGCGATTGCGCTCGGCCTTGCCTGGTATGCTTTCCATCTTGCGGGACGGCCGGCGACCGGCAAGCTCACCTACGGCTTTGGCCGGGTCAAGACGCTGGTGGCCTACACCAACGGCATCGCCATCTTCGTCATCGCGCTGTGGATCGTCTACGAGGCCTGGGGACGCCTTGAAGCGCCGGCGCCGGTGCTGGGCGGGCCGATGCTGGTGGTGGCGATCCTCGGCCTGCTGGTCAATCTCGGCTCCTTTTTCGTGCTGCATGGCGGCGACCATGAGAGCCTGAACATGCGTGGCGCCATCCTGCATGTGCTTGGCGACCTGCTTGGCTCGGCCGCGGCGATCGTGGCGGCACTGGTGATCCTGGCGACCGGCTGGACGCCGATCGACCCGATCCTGTCGGTGCTGGTCTCGCTGCTGATCTTGTCGACGGCCTGGTCGCTGATGCGCGCCGCGGCCCATGTCCTGCTCGAGGGCGTGCCGCCGAGCCTCGACCGCGACCTGGTCGCCAAGGACCTGGAAACGACGGTTCCTGGTGTGCGCGAGATACACCACATGCATGTCTGGTCGCTCGATGGGTCAAGCAACATGGCGACGCTGCATGCCTGTCTCGACGAGGGCGTCGATGCACACCAGGCGGTCAGCGCCATCAAGAAGCGGCTTGCCAGCGAGCACGGCATCAGCCATGCCACGGTGGAACCGGAATTCGGCCAGTGCGCCGATGACGGCGACGACCATGATCACGAGCATGAGCATGATGCGGCTGCGCATCACGGCCACCATCACTAGGCCCGATTGATGACCACTGATCGGACCTGCCTCAGGAGTTCTCCAGCTTTGAAATCCAGCCCCATGAACGACCGCCGCCCCGGTGCGGCATGATGGACCGTGACACGCGCAATGCGGCCATCGCGGCGGTCTGGATCATGCTTTTGTTCGGCATTGCCGCCTTCTACCTGCCGACCGTGATGCTGGCACTCGGCAGTTTTTCGACCGTGCTGGCGGGTATCTTCGGCATCGTCTTCGTGCTGGCGTTTTTCCTCGTGTTCTGGCTGCGCGCGCGCACCCAGCGCAAAAATCAGGGCAAATAAGGGGATTTTTGACATGCGCATTCTGATCACCGGCGCCGCAGGCATGGTCGGCCGCAAGCTCATCGCCCGGTTGGCCAAGGACGGCACGCTGCGTGGGGAGAAGATCACCGCGCTCGATTTGCACGACATCGTGCCGCCGCAGGCGCCGGCCATGGACGGCGTCAGCATCAGCACCCATACCGGTGACCTTGCCGAGGCCGGTGCGGCTGAAAGCCTGGTCGCGTCGCGCCCCGATGTCGTCTTTCATCTCGCCGGCATCGTGTCGGGCGAGGCGGAGGCGAATTTCGACCTCGGCTACCGCGTCAATCTCGACGGTACCCGAGCCCTGTTCGATGCCATCCGCCTGGCCGGCTTTGCGCCGCGCGTGGTCTTCACCTCATCGATCGCGGTGTTCGGCGCGCCGTTCCCGGATGTCATCCCGGATGAATTCCATCCGACACCGCTGACCTCCTACGGCACGCAGAAGCAGATGAGCGAGGCGTTGCTCGCCGACTATTCCAGGCGCGGCTTCTTCGACGGCATCGGCATCCGGCTGCCGACGATCTGCGTGCGGCCAGGCAAGCCGAACAAGGCGGCCTCCGGCTTCTTCTCCGGCATCATCCGCGAACCGCTGAGCGGCCATGAGGCGATCCTGCCGGTGCCGCGCTCGGTCGTACACACTCATGCCAGCCCGCGCTCGGCGGTGAATTTTCTAATCCATGCAGCCGGGATCGACGGCGCCGCCGTCGGGCCGCGCCGCAACCTGACGATGCCGGGCGTCGCCGTCACCGTCGGCGAGCAGATCGAGGCGCTGGAACGCATCGCCGGGTCGAAGACGGTAAGGCTGATCCGCGAGGAGCCGGACGCGACGATCTGGGCGATCGTCAAGGGCTGGCCGACCCGCTTCGAGGCGCGGCGCTCAAGGGAGCTCGGCTTCAGCGCCGAGAAGAGCTTTGACGAGATTATCCGCGCCCATGTCGAGGATGAATTAGGTGGCAAAATTCCCGCTTAAGGGACTGCTGAGCCCATCCCATTCAATTGGGTTGGGCTCCGGCTAGACGCTGCCGGTCAGGCTGGCCGACAGCAGCAGCAATCCGAACAGGAAGACGAAGGCGGCGCCGCCGATCTCGACGATCGAATGGATGCGGTTGCCCATGCGGCCGTCGCCGGCGAAATACACCGCCCAGTTCTTGGCGGTCACCGCGAGTGTCGCCAGGGCCGAGACGGTGATGGCGGTGCCCAGCGACATGGCCAGCACCGACAGCAGGCCGCCGAGCCAGAGCCCGTTGAGCAGCGCGAAGCTCAGTACGATCAGCGCGCCGGAGCAGGGTCGGATGCCGACTGCGGCTACCGCCGACCAGGCGGTGCGCCAGTCGAAGCGATCACCCGACAGCAGCGCCGGATCAGGCGCATGCGAATGGCCGCAGGTTTCGCAGACTTCG
Protein-coding regions in this window:
- a CDS encoding DUF882 domain-containing protein, giving the protein MSVWPRWLVALIVAFGFVAAAATGAQAEVRSLKLYHLHTHEKAEIVYKRNGRYDPEGLRKINIILRDWRRNEPTKMDPRLLDLVWEAYRESGATDYIQVVCGYRSPSTNSMLRSRGRGVAEKSQHMLGKAMDFYIPGVPLKKLRNIGLKMQGGGVGYYPTSGSPFVHMDVGNVRHWPGISRQELVSLFPNGKTLHVPSDGRPLPGYEQAMASYKARKGSGTPNVEMASVGGGSKKSGGFLSAFFGGGGDDEADDSADVETASAAPAPRAKSLKPAATAKNSNLPGIAIVAPENAQRAEIPQVAEDQAPEPEKDTPETIIAALPAKEIPLPDFAPRPKADVGAQQPENVPFATADATATTEQAVATAQAPANMPFGKADPAAVTAAATAAADPAQVAVNNIPLPTWRPTLPAELAPPPSKDVLMALAETAEQGKTATDAFAVLPSARPEPAKPDAVKAVLDEANAQVGAQVGTQVGNADEYQVASLAEEPRSAFNDPSYVDVATPRQAVAARPAGSDPAAAIGAGVKTTRKEARATARDQKPGPRAVVVAAAPQAARWALTSGEAVATVASPTTAPGYAYNIVHTAPSEVYTAGFQADNQMADANRFTGNAVKFMSVARFQTK
- a CDS encoding rhodanese-related sulfurtransferase, whose product is MTPSAPFQPVRVAALYRFARLDAFDELRAPLAAFCCGRGIKGTLLLAHEGINGTVAGSEAAIAELIAYIEAIDGLAGLEVKYSSAAEMPFHRMKVRLKREIVTMGVEDIDPSTSAGTYVAPADWNALISQPDTIVIDTRNAYEVSIGTFKGAVDPATASFREFPAWVEAHRSELEGRKVAMFCTGGIRCEKATAYVKSLGFEDVFHLKGGILKYLEDVPAEQSLWQGECFVFDERVSVSHGLTEGDAELCRACRHPLAAGDLASPKYAAGVSCPHCFDARTDEDRQRYAERQRQVELAQTRGKGPHIGS
- a CDS encoding 2-dehydro-3-deoxy-phosphogluconate aldolase encodes the protein MPSKTEKLLSLLNGQPVIPVLKISDVANAVPLARALARGGLPAIEITLRTADALEAIRRVAAEVEEAIVGAGTILDSRQFAEAASAGSRFIVSPGITRELLAAAADSEVPLLPGAITPGEIMAAREAGLRFLKFFPAEQSGGIASLKAFASPLADVKFCPTGGITGKNAADYLSLPNVICVGGSWVAPDDLVKAGKWDEIEALARAASKLKK
- a CDS encoding GNAT family N-acetyltransferase, producing MSENLKDWQPRPRPARKAIDGRYVRLEPLSATKHGDGLYEASSVSDVDGRFAWLPDYPPETRAAFQPWLDKVEASEDPLFFAIIDKASGKVAGRQTLMRIDPAYGVIEIGNIYWGPLISRKPAATEAQFLFMKYIFDELGYRRYEWKCNNRNEPSKRAAERFGFKFEGIFRQHLIVKGENRDTAWYSVIDKEWPALRQAYEAWLDPANFDGAGQQKRRLEDCRAEFGA
- a CDS encoding pyridoxal phosphate-dependent aminotransferase, with the protein product MLHTISAFDRLGEENAFAVLARATALASQGRDIVNLGIGQPDFKTPQHIVEAAIKALRDGHHGYTPANGLLATREAVVRRTLTTTGVEVSPETVMILPGGKPTMFAAILMFGEPGAEILYPDPGFPIYRSMIEFTGAAPIPVPMREENGFAFSAEETLALITSKTRLLILNSPANPTGGVTPRAEIEKLVKGLEKHPDVAILSDEIYDVMTYDGETHCSLLAYPEIRDRLIVLNGWSKTWAMTGWRMGWSIWPNGDRGAHLYDKVRKLAVNCWSCVNAPSQFAGIAAIDGPQDDVDTMMRAFDNRRKIVVEGLNALPNISCITPKGAFYAFPNVSKTGWKAKKLASALLDEAGVALIGGPDFGILGEGYIRLSYANSEENILRALERIGAFLAK
- a CDS encoding SDR family oxidoreductase; the encoded protein is MTDQKTAIVTGAGTGIGKSVATALLKAGWNTVFCGRRKPVLDAAIAEAGPTEARALAVACDISKAGEVDDLFETVLAAFGRVDLLFNNAGMGYKSTPIDEIPVEVWNDIVGVNLTGSFLCARAAFGAMRKQRPMGGRIINNGSVSAYAPRPGSVPYTATKHAITGLTKTLALDGRPYDIACGQIDIGNALTDMAQPMTVGVPQANGSISAEAVMDVQRVADAVVHMASLPLDANVLFMTVMATKMPFVGRG
- a CDS encoding cation diffusion facilitator family transporter, giving the protein MAETHDHSGHDHGGPGHVHGSTDKKRVLIAACLTAGFMVAEALGGLFTGSLALLADAGHMLADAIALGLAWYAFHLAGRPATGKLTYGFGRVKTLVAYTNGIAIFVIALWIVYEAWGRLEAPAPVLGGPMLVVAILGLLVNLGSFFVLHGGDHESLNMRGAILHVLGDLLGSAAAIVAALVILATGWTPIDPILSVLVSLLILSTAWSLMRAAAHVLLEGVPPSLDRDLVAKDLETTVPGVREIHHMHVWSLDGSSNMATLHACLDEGVDAHQAVSAIKKRLASEHGISHATVEPEFGQCADDGDDHDHEHEHDAAAHHGHHH
- a CDS encoding YciI family protein, whose translation is MFYAILAYHVEDAIEALTPQEDAALMAELLKINTRLHEEGTLGPSARLGATQDAFTLRGPGDGTIIDGPFAETKEQLLGLYVVDCATRDEAIAIARDLRRVNPTAVYEIRPILLFKPGVPLAGK
- a CDS encoding tellurite resistance TerB family protein, whose protein sequence is MFDPKKLLDDLLGSQIPGTSGTVRDKAGQAVQMAKDNPLAAGALAAVLLGTGAGREVTGAAVKLGGLAAIGGLAYKAYQNYKTGNAPEQAPASGEPELLPPPKDTAFHPSQAPQGEDEFTLTLVRAMISAAKADGHVDDEERKKIAGKLSVSGIGTDAEKFLMAELESPLDLDTLVAGAHTDAQKLELYTASRLTIDPDTRAERGYLDLLAGRLGLPDALVDHVEATVSAAKVPATTTGTSPNPRW